From the Sphingomonas phyllosphaerae 5.2 genome, one window contains:
- a CDS encoding glutathione peroxidase: MTAITDMAVTAADGSTASLERWRGQALLIVNTASKCGFTPQYEGLEALHRRFAERGFAVLGFPCNQFGAQEPGDAAEIANFCSLTYDVTFPVFAKIDVNGANADPLFERLKAEAPGLLGTRAVKWNFTKFLIDRTGRVVHRYAPTTKPEDIAADIEALL, encoded by the coding sequence ATGACGGCGATCACCGACATGGCCGTCACCGCGGCCGATGGCAGCACGGCGTCCCTGGAGCGCTGGCGCGGGCAGGCGCTGCTGATCGTCAACACCGCGTCCAAATGCGGTTTCACGCCGCAGTACGAAGGGCTGGAGGCGCTGCATCGGCGCTTCGCCGAGCGTGGCTTTGCGGTGCTGGGCTTTCCGTGCAACCAGTTCGGCGCACAGGAACCGGGCGATGCGGCGGAGATCGCGAATTTCTGCTCGCTCACTTACGACGTCACGTTCCCGGTGTTCGCGAAGATCGACGTCAACGGCGCGAATGCCGATCCATTGTTCGAGCGGCTGAAGGCCGAGGCGCCGGGACTGCTGGGGACCAGGGCGGTCAAGTGGAACTTCACCAAGTTCCTGATCGACCGCACCGGGCGGGTCGTGCACCGCTATGCACCGACGACGAAGCCCGAGGATATCGCAGCCGATATCGAGGCGTTGCTGTAG
- the dnaE gene encoding DNA polymerase III subunit alpha: MQHSGFVPLRIFSSYTMLDGAIEPKAIAKRAAKLGFPAAALTDRNGLYAAMAFSDAAMGAGVQPVIGTMLGIARPDMPEGVAAAIDWIALYAQNSTGYDNLCELVSRAHLDRPLELAPHVGFDVLERYAAGLIALTAGGEGGVARLFAEDQPARAAAYADRLHALFPDRLYIELCRRDDVIEDKAEPQLLDLAYERGWPLVATNPSCFEEADFGDAHDAMLCIASSSYVESEDRPRSCGHAWMKPAAEMAALFADLPEALANTLVVAQRCAVAAPKRKPILPSLAGDREGEAAMLRRDAVAGLEARLDRIEQLGAQPADDPEWRTVYRERLAFEVHVIIQMGFPGYFLIVADFIKWAKDHDIPVGPGRGSGAGSVVAWALTITDLDPIKLGLLFERFLNPERVSMPDFDIDFCETRRGEVIRYVQEKYGRDQVAQIITFGKLKARAVLKDTGRVLQMSYGQVDRLAKLVPNHPTDPWDLKRALNGVPELAKEYSNDNQVRHLWDLATKLEGLPRHSSTHAAGVVIGDRPLAQLVPLYRDPRSDMPVTQFDMKYVEGAGLVKFDFLGLKTLSVLKKAIELLKKRDIAVDLDALEWDDEGVYKLLQRGDTVGVFQLESEGMRRTLSAVRPSNFGDIVALVSLYRPGPMDNIPSFGRRKQGTEEISYPHPLLEPILSETYGIFVYQEQVMQAAQVLAGYSLGGADLLRRAMGKKVKAEMDAQRSTFVEGCAAHNQIPAPYANQLFDLIDKFAGYGFNKSHAAAYALLAYQTAWLKAHHPAEFFAASMCYDLHQTDKLAIFVDDARRLGIGMLPPCINGSVAEFDVEPGEDGRPMVRYALAALKSVGEGAMEKLCEERAGRGPFRSLDDLAARVDPRLLNKRQLETLSAAGAFDCIDGNRAGVHAVAETVLAIAARTHEGRTSGQGGLFGDDAGAGDAIKLPASARWALAERMEQEKEAFGFYFSAHPVDRYRHLARTHGARTYVTLGELQIADGARVMATMAVLVEDARWRTSARGKRYMMATLSDATGQFVATCFDDGPAADLEEAARNGGCGLATVELDRRPGEETPRVTVKSIKPFETLATSTRFALEVHVADAGAVQALAALIAPLRGARGKVTLKVPIANGELATVILDRDFALDAELAEHIEALPGVTKVEFEIEETRLRSVG, translated from the coding sequence ATGCAGCATTCCGGGTTCGTGCCGCTCCGCATCTTTTCCAGTTACACCATGCTCGATGGCGCGATCGAGCCGAAGGCGATCGCCAAGCGTGCAGCGAAGCTCGGCTTCCCGGCCGCGGCGTTGACCGACCGTAACGGGCTGTACGCCGCAATGGCTTTTTCCGATGCGGCGATGGGCGCGGGCGTGCAGCCGGTGATCGGCACGATGCTGGGCATCGCGCGGCCCGACATGCCCGAGGGCGTGGCGGCGGCGATCGACTGGATCGCGCTTTATGCCCAGAATTCGACCGGCTACGACAATCTGTGCGAACTGGTCAGCCGCGCGCATCTCGACCGGCCGCTCGAACTGGCGCCGCATGTCGGGTTCGACGTGCTGGAGCGCTATGCGGCGGGGCTGATCGCACTCACCGCCGGTGGCGAGGGCGGGGTGGCGCGGCTGTTCGCGGAGGACCAGCCCGCGCGTGCGGCAGCTTATGCCGACCGGCTCCACGCGCTGTTCCCCGACCGGCTCTACATCGAATTGTGCCGCCGCGACGACGTGATCGAGGACAAGGCCGAGCCACAGCTGCTCGACCTTGCCTATGAGCGCGGCTGGCCGCTGGTCGCGACCAATCCGAGCTGTTTCGAGGAAGCCGATTTCGGCGATGCGCATGATGCGATGCTGTGCATCGCGTCATCGAGCTACGTCGAGAGCGAAGACCGTCCGCGCAGCTGCGGCCATGCGTGGATGAAGCCCGCGGCGGAGATGGCGGCGCTGTTCGCCGACCTGCCCGAGGCGTTGGCGAATACGCTGGTGGTTGCGCAGCGCTGCGCAGTCGCCGCGCCGAAGCGCAAGCCGATCCTGCCCAGCCTGGCCGGCGACCGCGAGGGTGAGGCGGCGATGCTGCGTCGCGACGCCGTCGCCGGGCTTGAGGCACGGCTCGACCGGATCGAACAGCTCGGCGCGCAACCTGCCGACGACCCCGAGTGGCGGACGGTGTACCGCGAGCGGCTGGCCTTCGAGGTCCACGTCATCATCCAGATGGGGTTCCCCGGCTATTTCCTGATCGTTGCCGACTTCATCAAATGGGCCAAGGACCACGACATTCCGGTGGGACCGGGGCGTGGTTCGGGCGCGGGCTCGGTCGTCGCCTGGGCGCTGACGATCACCGATCTCGACCCGATCAAGCTGGGGCTGCTCTTCGAGCGCTTCCTGAATCCGGAACGCGTGTCGATGCCCGATTTCGACATCGACTTCTGCGAAACGCGGCGCGGCGAGGTGATCCGCTACGTGCAGGAGAAATACGGTCGCGATCAGGTCGCGCAGATCATCACCTTCGGAAAGCTGAAGGCGCGCGCGGTGCTGAAGGATACGGGGCGCGTGCTGCAGATGAGCTATGGGCAGGTCGACCGGCTCGCCAAGCTGGTGCCGAACCACCCGACCGATCCGTGGGACCTGAAGCGCGCGCTGAACGGCGTGCCGGAACTGGCCAAGGAATATTCGAACGACAATCAGGTCCGGCACCTGTGGGATCTGGCGACGAAGCTGGAGGGATTGCCGCGCCACTCCTCGACGCACGCAGCGGGCGTGGTGATCGGCGACCGCCCACTGGCGCAATTGGTGCCGCTGTATCGCGATCCGCGTTCCGACATGCCGGTCACGCAGTTCGACATGAAATATGTCGAGGGCGCCGGGCTGGTGAAGTTCGACTTCCTCGGGCTCAAGACGCTGTCGGTGCTGAAGAAGGCGATCGAGCTGCTGAAGAAGCGCGACATCGCCGTCGATCTCGACGCGCTCGAATGGGACGACGAGGGCGTCTACAAGCTGCTCCAGCGCGGTGATACGGTCGGCGTGTTCCAGCTGGAATCGGAGGGGATGCGGCGCACGCTGTCCGCGGTCCGCCCGAGCAATTTCGGCGACATCGTCGCGCTCGTTTCGCTCTATCGGCCCGGGCCGATGGACAACATCCCGTCGTTCGGCCGGCGCAAGCAGGGAACGGAGGAGATCAGCTATCCGCACCCGCTGCTGGAGCCGATCCTGAGCGAGACGTACGGGATCTTCGTCTATCAGGAACAGGTGATGCAGGCCGCGCAGGTGCTGGCCGGCTATTCGCTGGGCGGCGCCGACCTGTTGCGTCGCGCGATGGGCAAGAAGGTGAAGGCGGAGATGGACGCGCAGCGTTCGACGTTCGTCGAGGGCTGTGCCGCACACAACCAGATCCCCGCGCCTTATGCCAACCAGCTGTTCGACTTGATCGACAAGTTCGCCGGCTATGGCTTCAACAAGAGCCACGCCGCCGCCTATGCCTTGCTGGCGTACCAGACCGCGTGGCTGAAGGCGCATCACCCGGCGGAGTTCTTCGCCGCGTCGATGTGTTACGACCTGCACCAGACCGACAAGCTGGCGATCTTCGTCGACGATGCGCGGCGGCTGGGCATCGGGATGCTGCCGCCGTGCATCAACGGCAGCGTCGCGGAATTCGACGTCGAGCCTGGCGAGGACGGCCGGCCGATGGTCCGCTACGCACTGGCGGCGCTGAAATCCGTCGGCGAGGGCGCGATGGAGAAATTGTGCGAGGAGCGTGCCGGCAGGGGGCCGTTCCGCAGCCTCGACGATCTGGCGGCGCGCGTCGATCCGCGATTGCTCAACAAGCGGCAACTGGAGACGCTGTCGGCGGCGGGCGCGTTCGATTGCATCGACGGTAACCGCGCCGGGGTCCATGCGGTCGCCGAGACGGTGCTGGCGATCGCCGCCCGCACGCATGAAGGACGGACGAGCGGGCAGGGCGGTCTGTTCGGCGACGATGCCGGCGCCGGTGACGCGATCAAGCTGCCTGCGTCGGCACGCTGGGCGCTGGCGGAGCGGATGGAACAGGAGAAGGAGGCGTTCGGCTTCTATTTCTCGGCGCATCCGGTCGATCGATATCGGCATCTCGCCAGGACGCACGGCGCGCGAACCTATGTGACGCTGGGCGAGCTGCAGATCGCCGATGGCGCGCGGGTGATGGCGACGATGGCGGTGCTGGTCGAGGATGCGCGTTGGCGCACGTCGGCGCGCGGCAAGCGCTACATGATGGCGACGCTGTCGGACGCCACGGGTCAGTTCGTCGCGACCTGCTTCGACGACGGCCCGGCCGCCGACCTGGAGGAGGCGGCGCGCAACGGTGGCTGCGGGCTGGCGACGGTCGAGCTGGATCGCCGCCCGGGCGAGGAGACGCCGCGCGTGACGGTTAAGTCGATCAAGCCGTTCGAGACGCTGGCGACGTCGACGCGCTTCGCGCTGGAGGTGCATGTCGCGGATGCCGGCGCGGTGCAGGCGCTGGCGGCGTTGATCGCGCCGTTGCGCGGTGCGCGCGGCAAGGTGACGCTGAAGGTGCCGATCGCGAATGGCGAGCTGGCGACGGTTATCCTCGATCGCGACTTCGCGCTCGACGCCGAGCTGGCCGAGCATATCGAGGCGCTGCCGGGGGTGACGAAGGTCGAGTTCGAGATCGAGGAGACGCGGCTGCGCTCGGTCGGCTGA
- a CDS encoding GNAT family N-acetyltransferase, translated as MSASAWRAAPTLVGHHVTLRPLDRADRAALLAAFGDGLDHVFAAVVPDAATIDHWFDGIEAQQAAGRAVPFTVLDADGRVSGATRFMRMNEGHRRVEIGGTLYARRVQRTGLNTEAKRLLLDHAFGVLGCQCVQFRTSWHNRASRRAIERLGARMDGVLRGHMVTEDGEVRDSVVYSILAHEWPQVRRNLDYLLERPR; from the coding sequence GTGAGCGCGTCGGCCTGGCGTGCGGCGCCGACACTGGTCGGGCACCACGTCACGCTGCGCCCGCTGGATCGTGCGGATCGCGCCGCGTTGCTGGCGGCGTTCGGCGACGGGCTGGACCATGTGTTCGCAGCGGTCGTCCCCGATGCGGCGACGATCGACCACTGGTTCGACGGGATCGAAGCGCAGCAGGCGGCGGGGCGCGCCGTGCCGTTCACCGTGCTGGACGCCGACGGCCGCGTTTCGGGCGCGACGCGCTTCATGCGGATGAACGAGGGGCATCGCCGCGTCGAGATCGGTGGCACGCTCTATGCGCGGCGCGTGCAGCGCACCGGGCTGAACACCGAGGCGAAAAGGTTGCTGCTGGATCATGCGTTCGGCGTGCTCGGTTGCCAGTGCGTGCAGTTCCGCACCAGCTGGCACAACCGCGCGTCGCGCCGCGCCATCGAGCGGCTGGGCGCGCGCATGGATGGCGTGCTGCGCGGGCACATGGTCACCGAGGACGGCGAGGTGCGCGACAGCGTCGTCTATTCGATCCTTGCGCATGAATGGCCGCAGGTGCGGCGCAACCTCGATTATCTGCTGGAGCGTCCGCGATGA
- a CDS encoding ABC transporter ATP-binding protein, whose product MSDAVLQTTGLARSFTQAETTIHVLRGVDLTVQPGEIVALLGPSGSGKSTLLQAVGLLEGGFSGSIRIAGTEAAKLDAAGRTALRRDRLGFVYQFHHLLPDFNAMENVVLPQLILGAERAAAEERATVLLSALGVGHRLTHRPSKLSGGEQQRVAVARALANRPALVLADEPTGNLDEATADRVLAEFLRLVRGEGSAALVATHNERLAARMDRVVRLHEGQLEVAR is encoded by the coding sequence ATGAGTGACGCGGTCCTCCAGACCACCGGCCTCGCGCGCAGCTTCACGCAGGCCGAGACGACGATCCACGTCCTGCGCGGCGTCGACCTGACCGTGCAGCCCGGCGAGATCGTCGCGCTGCTCGGACCATCGGGATCGGGCAAGTCGACGCTGTTGCAGGCGGTCGGCTTGCTGGAAGGCGGGTTTTCGGGATCGATCCGGATCGCGGGCACCGAGGCCGCGAAGCTGGACGCGGCGGGGCGGACCGCGCTGCGCCGCGACCGGCTGGGGTTCGTCTATCAATTCCACCACCTGCTGCCCGACTTCAACGCGATGGAGAATGTCGTGCTGCCGCAGTTGATCCTGGGCGCGGAGCGGGCCGCGGCGGAGGAGCGCGCGACGGTGCTGCTGAGCGCGCTCGGCGTCGGGCACCGGCTGACGCATCGTCCGTCGAAGCTGTCGGGCGGCGAGCAGCAGCGCGTCGCGGTGGCGCGCGCGCTGGCCAATCGCCCGGCGCTGGTGCTGGCCGACGAACCGACCGGCAACCTCGACGAGGCGACCGCCGACCGCGTGCTCGCCGAATTCCTGCGGCTGGTGCGCGGCGAGGGCTCTGCGGCATTGGTCGCGACGCATAACGAGCGGCTGGCGGCACGCATGGACCGCGTGGTGCGACTCCACGAGGGTCAGCTTGAGGTCGCGCGGTGA
- a CDS encoding HdeD family acid-resistance protein: MAQFGNNPAGGFRPAGASTGAGWGWIMAYGIVSVLVGIAAFIWPFAATYAATMVIGILLFVSGVFSIAAGLFGQGHEGRLYAVIFGVLTVIVGAIMVFEPVTGALSLTLIMAVWLAVRGVLEVVLGLRMRRRRGLMIVLGVLNILLAIFIMVTVPWSALTLPGFILGVSFLVGGITAITAASDHRKGADAFAMPA; encoded by the coding sequence ATGGCGCAATTCGGCAACAATCCGGCCGGCGGCTTCCGGCCGGCCGGCGCATCGACCGGCGCGGGCTGGGGCTGGATCATGGCCTATGGCATCGTCTCGGTGCTGGTGGGCATCGCCGCCTTCATCTGGCCGTTCGCCGCCACCTATGCCGCGACGATGGTGATCGGGATTCTGCTGTTCGTCTCCGGCGTGTTCTCGATCGCGGCCGGGCTGTTCGGGCAAGGTCATGAAGGCCGGCTCTACGCCGTGATCTTCGGCGTCCTTACCGTGATCGTCGGCGCGATCATGGTGTTCGAACCGGTCACCGGCGCGCTTTCGCTGACGCTCATCATGGCGGTGTGGCTGGCGGTGCGCGGCGTGCTGGAAGTCGTGCTGGGCCTGCGCATGCGCCGACGCCGCGGGCTGATGATCGTGCTGGGCGTGCTCAACATCCTGCTCGCGATCTTCATCATGGTGACGGTGCCCTGGTCGGCGCTGACGCTGCCGGGCTTCATCCTCGGGGTCAGCTTCCTCGTCGGCGGCATCACCGCGATCACTGCCGCCAGCGACCACCGCAAGGGCGCCGACGCGTTCGCGATGCCGGCCTGA